The DNA sequence CGATGATGCACCGTGGAAACTCCTTTGGAATCCGCGCGAATTCTAGGCATGGGGGTCGAAGGCCGGAATGCGGCAAAACGTCGCAGGCAATGCTGGCCGGCTAGCGCCCCTGTGCCTGAGCCGCTATTCTGGCCGCCGCCTCGCCCGCGTTCGCCCATGCATATCCGCCTCGACTTCAGCCCCGAACACAGTCTGCGCAGCCTGTGCCTGCTGCGCGGCTGCGCCATCCTCGGCCTGATCGCTGCCATTCTCGGCGGCCATTACGGCCTCGATCTGACACTACCGGTGCTGCCCATGATGGGGCTGGCACTCGGGCTATCGCTGCTGACTCTGCTGACGCTCTGGCGGCTGACGCGCGCCTGGCCGGTAACGCAACCCGAGATCGCCCTCCAGCTGGCCGTGGATACACTGGCGCTGACCGCGTTGTTTGCGCTGTCGGGTGGCCCCGGGAATCCTTTCGTGTCGTTCTATCTGGTGCCCATCGCGATCGGGGCCGTGATGCTGTCGAGAAGCTGGGCCTGGGCGGTCACGCTGCTGAGCATGCTCCTGTATGGAACCCTGATCGCCGACTTTGCGCAGCACCTGCACCATCAGCACGATACCCACGGTTTCCAGCTGCACGTACTGGGCATGTGGCTGAATTTTCTGCTCAGTGCCGTTCTGGTCACCACCTTCGTCACCACGGTGGCCGAGGCGGTGCGCCGACGCGACCGCACGCTCGCCGCGGCGCGCGAGGAGGCCTTGCGCAACGAGCAGATTCTCGCGGTCGGCACGCTGGCAGCCGGCGCGGCGCATGAGTTGAGCACACCGCTCTCGACCATGGCCATTACCATTGCCGAACTGCGTGCACAATATGCGCAGCATCCTCAGCTGCAGGCCGAGCTGGATCTGCTGCGCGGTCAGATCGAGATCTGCCGCAGCCAGCTGGAGGTTCTGCTCGCGGTGGCAGGCCGCGAGCGGGCCGCCAGCGGCACCCCTGCCGTCTCCGCAGAAAACTTTCTGCGAATCGCCGCGGACCGTTGCCGCCTCATGCGTCCCGAACTGAAACTCCAGATCGATGCCGACCCGACACTGGCCAGTCTGCACTTGCACCAGGACCCGGCACTGACACAGTCCGTTCTGGCGGCGCTCAACAACGCTGCTGACGCCAGTCTGGCGGCCGGAACCCCCTACGTCGAACTGCGCGCCACCACAAAGGATGAACAGCTCATCATCGAAATCGGAGATCGCGGTGCAGGGCTGCGGCCGGAGCAGCGCGCGCTCGCCGGCCGCGGCGTATTCACGACCAAGCCAGACGGACATGGCCTCGGCCTGGTCCTGTCGCATGCGACGCTGGAACGGCTCGGCGGCGAGATGCGTCTGGAACCCCGCCCCGGCGGCGGCACACTGGCGCGTATCGGCGTGCCTCTGCAAGCGCTGCGGGCCGTGCAGGGGAAATGCGCGTGAGCATGGTGCATTGGCTGCTGATCGACGATGACAGTGCCTTCCGCACGGCGCTGGCGCGTGCGCTCACCCGACGCGGGCACGCCGTGGCCACTGCCGGTGACGTCAGGTCGGCGCTGGCGCTGGCCGAGCAGCACCCGTTGCGGCAGGTCGTGCTCGATCTCAAGCTGGGCAGCGAATCCGGGCTCGAGCTGATCCAACCGCTGCTGCAGCGTCATCCCGGGCTGCAGATCGTGGTCCTGACCGGCTACGCCAGTATCTCCACCGCGGTCGAAGCGATCCGGCGCGGTGCCTGTAATTACCTGTGCAAGCCGGTGGATACCGACGCGGTACTCGCGGCCTTCCAGACGGCCGCGCCGCTTGCTTCGTCGCCGGCTGCAGCCGAACCGTCGCGCATGAGTCTGCGCCGGCTGCAATGGGAGCATATCCAGCAGGTGTTGAGCGAGCACGATGGCAATATATCGGCCGCGGCGCGTGCCCTGGGCCTGCATCGCCGTACCCTGCAACGGCGGCTGGCCAAGCGCCCGGTGAGAAACTAGGGAAGCCCAGATTCATTCGTCATCCCGGCGAAGGCCGGGGTCCAGAGCCTTGAAAGTCGCTGGATTCCGGCTTGCGGCGGAATGACGAAGGAAATCGATCATAGGTTCCCTAGCTCAGCGCGTCACACGATCCGGAAGCGGATCACGCCGATCAGCTGTCCGGCGGTCGTGATCACTTCGATGCGCCATTCGCCGCGCGGATCCTGCGGAAAGTTCAGTTTGTGGCTCCAGGCGCGGTAACCCTCGCTGCGGCCGCCGGCGATGGTCAGGGGTATGCGATCCACCACCACGCCGTCGTGGCGCCAGACATGCACGATCTCCTCGCGCAGCCCGCGCGGTGCGCGGATGGCACTGAAGGCGTACAGCCCGCGCCCGGCCAAATCCGGGGCGGCCACTTCTCGCAGCGGGAAACCGGGTAGACGGTCGCCTTCATCGAGCTGCTGGGTCACCGCGCCGTAGGTGACCCAGAGCGTGGCCGGCGGCACCCAGTAGCGCAGCATCCAGGCACCGCAGGCCAGCGCGCCCGCCAGCGCCGCCAGCAGCAGCCAGCGCCAGGCCTCGTGCGCGCCGATCACGCGCGCCAGGCTGGGCAACGCCAGTACGCCGGCTGCGGCCGAAGCCAGGGCCATGCTCTGCGCCGTCGTCAGATGCCAGATCAGGGGCAGTGCCGTGAGCATGGCGACGAACACGGCCAGCGCATGAAATGCCAGATAGCTACCGCGCCGAGCCGCGATGCCACCGAAGTAGAGCGGGTCCACCATGGACACCAGAGCAGCGACGATCAAGCCGCCGGTGAACAGGGCCTGGCCGGTACTCCAAGTCGTGGTGGCCAGGAAGAACGGCAGGGTAAAAAAGAAGGTTTCCTGATGGATGGCCTGTGTCGCGAAGCGCGACAGGAACTGGGTCAGGCCGCCGTGCCGCTCGAAATAGCGGCCGAACATGCCTTCGGCCAGCATCCACAGCCAGCTGAGCAGCAGCAAGACCCCGATCCAGCGCGCGAGATTATCGGCCCGCTGGATCAGCACGAAGCTCGCCAGCCCCGTGCCGAAGCTGGCCGCAGCCAGCCACCAGCGGTAGCGCTCGAGCCAGGTCAGCAGCCGGCCGAGCGCCGACGGCGGCGCCGGCTCGGCAGGACTGGCCGCCGCGGGCTCGACCATCAGCGGGTCCGGCGGACCAGGAGGAAACGAAAGATGTCGCGCACCAGCGCACCGAAGCCGCGCGCCAGCTTGCCGACTGGACCGTGTTGCAGGCGGCCACGTTCGATCTCGGTGAGCAGCTCGGGGGCGACGCGGTGCTTGAGCTTGATGATGGCATCGCGGTCGGCCTGGCATAGCAGCGGGAACATCCAGCCCAGCGGA is a window from the Nevskiales bacterium genome containing:
- a CDS encoding DUF5924 family protein: MVEPAAASPAEPAPPSALGRLLTWLERYRWWLAAASFGTGLASFVLIQRADNLARWIGVLLLLSWLWMLAEGMFGRYFERHGGLTQFLSRFATQAIHQETFFFTLPFFLATTTWSTGQALFTGGLIVAALVSMVDPLYFGGIAARRGSYLAFHALAVFVAMLTALPLIWHLTTAQSMALASAAAGVLALPSLARVIGAHEAWRWLLLAALAGALACGAWMLRYWVPPATLWVTYGAVTQQLDEGDRLPGFPLREVAAPDLAGRGLYAFSAIRAPRGLREEIVHVWRHDGVVVDRIPLTIAGGRSEGYRAWSHKLNFPQDPRGEWRIEVITTAGQLIGVIRFRIV
- a CDS encoding ATP-binding protein, with protein sequence MHIRLDFSPEHSLRSLCLLRGCAILGLIAAILGGHYGLDLTLPVLPMMGLALGLSLLTLLTLWRLTRAWPVTQPEIALQLAVDTLALTALFALSGGPGNPFVSFYLVPIAIGAVMLSRSWAWAVTLLSMLLYGTLIADFAQHLHHQHDTHGFQLHVLGMWLNFLLSAVLVTTFVTTVAEAVRRRDRTLAAAREEALRNEQILAVGTLAAGAAHELSTPLSTMAITIAELRAQYAQHPQLQAELDLLRGQIEICRSQLEVLLAVAGRERAASGTPAVSAENFLRIAADRCRLMRPELKLQIDADPTLASLHLHQDPALTQSVLAALNNAADASLAAGTPYVELRATTKDEQLIIEIGDRGAGLRPEQRALAGRGVFTTKPDGHGLGLVLSHATLERLGGEMRLEPRPGGGTLARIGVPLQALRAVQGKCA
- a CDS encoding response regulator transcription factor, which codes for MRVSMVHWLLIDDDSAFRTALARALTRRGHAVATAGDVRSALALAEQHPLRQVVLDLKLGSESGLELIQPLLQRHPGLQIVVLTGYASISTAVEAIRRGACNYLCKPVDTDAVLAAFQTAAPLASSPAAAEPSRMSLRRLQWEHIQQVLSEHDGNISAAARALGLHRRTLQRRLAKRPVRN